In Campylobacter suis, the following proteins share a genomic window:
- a CDS encoding anthranilate synthase component I family protein has product MLLNEPLLYYKNIYKKFPSSYLCEDKDQVIIGIDCDYIDANKCDFNQLKVYFLNAKTNNEIEANFAGFFGVFAHDGVNFFENIGFSEKKQYDFPKFFYANAKAYLHYDKVSKIYTFYGDKDRYFSFLEQAFESDEPKKEFFYKIKTNLCEEKIHFEAIVKKAKEYIASGDIFQVVLSEQLKIETNFDSIDFYKELSTLNPSPYMFHFPTPYGDVVGSSPELVFSLKNGEIFVAPIAGTRPRGSDANADVMLENELLNDEKELAEHKMLIDLARNDIAHVSKPRSVVVKNAMHIQRYQSVMHIVSEVYGQKSDNADAFDVLASIFPAGTLSGTPKIRAMQIISELESFSRGSYGGGIGFINFNQNALIAILIRSAIFVSEGNTSSVFVQAGAGIVYDSIPENEYDEICHKRASVMRVFKDNSKEIYDTFDR; this is encoded by the coding sequence ATGCTTTTAAATGAGCCCTTGCTCTACTATAAAAATATTTATAAAAAATTTCCAAGTAGCTATCTTTGTGAAGACAAAGACCAAGTTATAATAGGTATAGACTGTGATTATATAGACGCAAATAAATGTGACTTTAACCAACTAAAAGTCTATTTTTTAAATGCAAAGACAAACAATGAGATAGAGGCTAATTTTGCTGGTTTTTTTGGAGTTTTTGCACACGATGGTGTAAATTTCTTTGAAAATATAGGTTTTAGTGAAAAAAAGCAATATGACTTTCCTAAGTTTTTTTATGCAAATGCCAAAGCCTACTTGCACTATGATAAAGTAAGTAAAATTTACACATTTTATGGCGATAAGGATAGGTATTTTTCATTTTTAGAGCAAGCTTTTGAATCAGATGAGCCAAAAAAAGAGTTTTTTTATAAGATAAAGACGAATTTATGTGAAGAAAAGATACATTTTGAAGCCATTGTAAAAAAAGCAAAAGAGTATATAGCTAGTGGAGATATTTTTCAAGTTGTACTTTCAGAACAGCTAAAAATAGAGACAAATTTTGATAGCATTGACTTTTATAAAGAACTTAGTACATTAAATCCTAGTCCATATATGTTTCATTTCCCTACACCTTACGGAGATGTAGTAGGAAGTTCGCCAGAACTTGTTTTTAGTCTTAAAAATGGAGAAATTTTTGTAGCACCCATAGCTGGAACTCGTCCAAGGGGAAGTGACGCAAATGCTGATGTAATGCTTGAAAATGAGCTTTTAAATGATGAAAAAGAGCTAGCAGAGCATAAAATGCTAATCGATCTAGCTAGAAACGATATAGCTCATGTGTCAAAACCAAGAAGTGTAGTGGTAAAAAACGCCATGCATATCCAAAGATATCAAAGCGTTATGCATATAGTGAGTGAAGTTTATGGGCAAAAAAGTGATAACGCCGATGCGTTTGATGTTTTAGCTTCGATATTTCCAGCTGGCACACTTAGCGGTACACCAAAAATTCGTGCTATGCAGATCATTTCAGAGCTTGAGAGCTTTTCTCGTGGTTCGTATGGTGGTGGCATAGGATTTATAAATTTTAACCAAAATGCACTTATAGCCATACTTATCCGCTCTGCGATATTTGTTTCAGAAGGTAACACAAGTAGCGTTTTTGTCCAGGCTGGTGCGGGCATAGTTTATGACAGTATCCCAGAAAATGAGTATGATGAAATTTGCCACAAAAGAGCAAGCGTAATGCGCGTATTTAAGGACAATAGCAAGGAAATTTATGATACTTTTGATAGATAA
- the topA gene encoding type I DNA topoisomerase → MKNLIIVESPAKAKTIKNFLGKDYEVIASKGHIRDLPKSSFGIKIENDTFIPEYRVSTDHSAIVKQIKELAKKAEKVYLATDEDREGEAIAFHIAHAIGKEPTSLPRIVFHEITKTAIQAALSNPRSLDMDSVNAQQARRLLDRIVGYKLSPLLNLKIQKGLSAGRVQSAALKIIVDREREIREFKPVRYFSIDVKFKKDLEAELIKFDDQKIEKLTIQNPDRAKLIVDVLTHENFKVSEIESKDRKTKASAPFMTSTLQQSASNSLGFSPKKTMMLAQSLYEGVQTHDGFMGAITYMRTDSLNIAKEAIKAARDKIKAEFGEKYLPSKPNIYTTKSKGAQEAHEAIRPTNLSFTPEIAAKFLEKDTLRLYTLIYNRFLASQMSNSVSQTQNVFIKSEHSELKISGKKVLFDGFYKVYGDVDKDKILPLLNIGDDMKLQNVKDSEHFTEPPSRYSEAGLVKKLESLGIGRPSTYAPTISLLTSRDYVKVEKKQLIPNEIAFSMIGMLEEHFNDIVDSDFTSDLEQKLDEIAEQKTDWQELLSHFYTPFMEKISNGKTGIKSLKVSVPIGEKCPECGGELVERSGKFGKFIACSNFPKCKYSRNITDKNIPESSEKKPKRELKKIDVACPKCGGEIVERFSRRGKFYGCQNYPKCDFISNYEPTLHKCPECGEMMIKKELKKGTFHECLKCKYKEQVATN, encoded by the coding sequence ATGAAAAATTTAATCATAGTGGAGTCTCCAGCAAAAGCAAAGACGATTAAGAATTTTCTTGGTAAAGACTATGAAGTTATCGCCTCAAAAGGACACATTAGAGATCTGCCAAAGTCAAGTTTTGGCATAAAAATAGAAAATGACACATTTATACCAGAGTATCGCGTTAGCACCGATCATTCAGCTATTGTTAAGCAGATAAAAGAGCTTGCGAAAAAAGCTGAGAAGGTATATCTTGCTACCGATGAGGATAGGGAGGGAGAAGCCATAGCCTTTCATATCGCCCACGCCATAGGCAAAGAGCCAACCAGCTTGCCTCGTATAGTTTTTCACGAGATTACAAAAACAGCTATACAAGCAGCTCTTTCAAATCCACGCTCGCTTGATATGGATAGTGTAAATGCTCAACAAGCACGCCGCTTACTTGATCGTATAGTTGGCTATAAGCTTAGCCCACTTTTAAATTTAAAGATACAAAAAGGGCTTTCAGCAGGGCGTGTTCAAAGCGCTGCTCTTAAAATCATAGTTGATAGAGAGCGTGAAATTCGAGAGTTTAAGCCAGTTAGATACTTTAGTATAGATGTTAAGTTTAAAAAGGACTTGGAGGCTGAACTTATTAAATTTGATGATCAAAAGATAGAAAAGCTAACTATACAAAATCCAGACAGAGCAAAGCTTATCGTCGATGTTTTAACACATGAAAATTTTAAGGTCAGCGAGATAGAGAGTAAAGATAGAAAAACAAAGGCATCCGCACCATTTATGACATCAACGCTTCAGCAAAGCGCTAGCAATAGCCTTGGTTTTAGCCCCAAAAAAACGATGATGCTTGCTCAAAGTCTTTATGAGGGTGTGCAAACGCATGATGGCTTTATGGGTGCTATAACATATATGAGAACTGACAGCTTAAATATAGCAAAAGAGGCTATAAAAGCCGCAAGAGATAAGATAAAGGCTGAGTTTGGAGAGAAGTATCTGCCTTCAAAGCCAAATATATATACAACAAAGTCAAAAGGTGCACAAGAGGCGCACGAGGCTATCCGCCCTACAAATTTAAGCTTTACTCCAGAGATTGCAGCTAAATTTTTAGAAAAAGACACATTAAGGCTTTATACGCTTATTTATAATAGATTTCTAGCTTCACAGATGAGCAATAGTGTAAGCCAGACGCAAAATGTATTTATAAAAAGTGAGCACTCTGAGCTAAAAATAAGTGGCAAAAAAGTACTTTTTGATGGATTTTATAAAGTTTATGGTGATGTGGATAAGGATAAAATTTTACCTTTATTAAATATAGGCGATGACATGAAGTTGCAAAATGTGAAAGATAGCGAACATTTTACAGAGCCTCCATCTAGATACTCAGAAGCAGGACTTGTAAAAAAACTAGAAAGTCTTGGCATAGGTCGTCCATCAACTTATGCTCCTACCATCTCCCTTTTAACTTCGCGTGACTATGTAAAAGTTGAGAAAAAACAGCTAATACCAAACGAGATAGCATTTAGCATGATAGGCATGTTAGAAGAGCATTTTAACGATATAGTAGATAGCGACTTTACATCGGATTTAGAGCAAAAGCTAGATGAGATAGCTGAGCAAAAAACAGACTGGCAAGAACTTTTAAGCCATTTTTACACACCTTTTATGGAAAAAATTTCAAATGGAAAAACTGGCATTAAGAGTCTCAAAGTATCTGTGCCTATAGGTGAAAAATGCCCAGAGTGTGGTGGTGAGCTAGTCGAAAGAAGTGGCAAATTTGGTAAATTTATAGCTTGCTCAAATTTTCCAAAATGTAAGTATTCTAGAAATATTACTGATAAAAATATACCTGAAAGTAGTGAAAAAAAGCCAAAAAGAGAGCTAAAGAAAATAGATGTCGCCTGTCCAAAATGTGGTGGCGAAATCGTTGAGAGATTTAGCCGAAGGGGTAAATTTTATGGTTGCCAAAACTATCCAAAATGTGACTTTATAAGCAACTATGAGCCAACATTGCATAAATGTCCAGAATGCGGGGAGATGATGATAAAAAAAGAGCTTAAAAAGGGGACTTTTCACGAGTGTTTAAAGTGTAAATACAAAGAGCAAGTCGCTACGAATTAA
- a CDS encoding chemotaxis protein CheX yields MKNVIDLSAKFLCETLGIELESAKTLGNGLYGSSIPVFKGKEEYHFYLFFKRDSLKLFANAFFGSDELVDADLDDLCKEIANQIIGKAKNILNEQEAGGLYKLGTPEFLGEVAKFHIKLDERYLYKIKNRTFAIGYKKA; encoded by the coding sequence GTGAAAAATGTTATCGATTTGTCGGCTAAATTTTTGTGTGAAACACTTGGTATTGAGCTTGAGAGTGCAAAAACACTAGGAAATGGGCTTTATGGCTCATCTATACCAGTTTTTAAAGGCAAAGAAGAGTATCATTTTTACCTCTTTTTTAAGCGCGACTCTTTAAAGCTTTTTGCAAATGCTTTTTTTGGCTCAGATGAGCTTGTAGATGCTGATTTAGACGACCTTTGCAAAGAGATAGCAAATCAAATAATAGGTAAAGCAAAAAATATCTTAAACGAACAAGAAGCTGGCGGACTTTATAAGCTTGGAACGCCTGAATTTTTAGGTGAAGTTGCGAAATTTCATATAAAACTTGACGAGAGATATCTTTATAAGATAAAAAATCGTACATTTGCCATAGGATATAAAAAAGCATGA
- the fliN gene encoding flagellar motor switch protein FliN has translation MSEEIIDILDQHGFFKSYDELMDISVDFIAELGTTTVSIKELMKFEAGSVIDLEKPAGESVELFINNRIFGKGEVMVYEKNLAIRINEILDSKSVIQYFKKELL, from the coding sequence ATGAGCGAAGAGATAATCGATATTCTCGATCAGCACGGCTTTTTTAAAAGCTATGATGAGCTTATGGATATTAGTGTGGACTTTATTGCTGAGCTTGGCACTACAACGGTGAGCATAAAAGAGCTTATGAAATTTGAAGCAGGCTCTGTTATAGACCTTGAAAAACCAGCTGGAGAGAGTGTTGAGCTTTTTATAAATAATCGTATCTTTGGCAAAGGTGAGGTTATGGTTTATGAGAAAAACTTAGCCATTCGTATCAATGAAATTTTAGACTCAAAATCTGTTATTCAGTACTTTAAAAAAGAGCTTTTATGA